From the genome of Carassius gibelio isolate Cgi1373 ecotype wild population from Czech Republic chromosome A16, carGib1.2-hapl.c, whole genome shotgun sequence, one region includes:
- the LOC128030109 gene encoding uncharacterized protein LOC128030109, giving the protein MFQASSPAVHGGHLSTWLKAVTTPFLPKDAINLQHPEQLDTELDELMARDPNQSDYYRELARIFGSLVHILVAQARLSERSNIAEEAWKDQAPTQSHLDQLLLETQNQREKEDDTDPELQKGVERLHHALQDPRLDTDQREHLEREARKELNKKKLQQGDALLKRAETELKKKKKKDYKTWACKTHLQAAQAKFNKLTLQRDKLQDELYTVHTELRQFHRLQSGWIGETHTTKFLPGRHSNPFSQEPRAGKGGVVSRLRKSPASLQEHLSITEGREPFQRTHVTKPCTAHRELHKLARSISTFIPDPAGGHDVHASLQAIDFHLQTVANVTGVNTLYLLKITASRDVHCFLDRQPETVKAYYQQLLQTLILEFSDPNSDHGLLIAMDLKQGRFENPQTFCSQLRNTYFGACNEPGMEQDLNLKTLFLPNLHASWSFHLRVPACPRNRTTQELQNLAHKACTKQKTICEKTVKNPNVSVSEHCLELTLDGALQHHSHRHLYRESIPFQASRGQHSAATSETAEILRVLKDLLHMKTHKEDEPSTQNTARHLQTTELTVTAQGDSNTQAPQSTPAHPERDSTGPHARYHKHKVPENAVSTTCLRSELHKTHHPPIVPPALMPTFLGSPVKKGVGQKGVNREDLIDTGLNLTVISSYLFKRLQFEAKRQDRTLTPQTYELNVQVYRQDDIQFEQVVSIHLTFVPMSLIHPMYVPPMNTHTLLIDKDLLEHFDPFLNFKQLKDFAQVREPLSLQPHRLLEPDCQVAEVMGTPTEPDGQVTEVTGTPAASHEYNALTTGPSSSLCTLVNKQGTVVPAYTKGVAVRLNLQGGQTLHHTLGFFQSSPECVELGLTLANKHVKHQHLFQQCDNITKTHNVIVYWKKVKEHSKLPSLDEDFKDHTDTLAKTGTLNNILWSLPTHPPTFKVEVITHSTRTLLAKLPTSESLTQAPLSTQTNIADMRASETLIMTLFYHLSDPSIHPGNQSTVTDNKSPRPLHDTQTMLRAQNNIVGCAPSDITMPGRVMPRSKRGILPIYFHDAACAAPRSTRATDTTLRQASCQQQDVAKHGRGRAKPSRRPRSKETVLSNQRQALFVSFSPFSLSLPIICTRMLLWFAVLCCQPKRGQLPPRKPLRLLTTDDRAHYPSTVTEYSCTRFRWREDSLTHTEADVKHLFSQPEKVTVTQMELGGHHHRSKQFPGALLRAAAAARMFNIVMSSVNAANQTVNSLKPLFTAFQKDFTQTQLLTALTTAMLWEVSSSKDSLTTSKTPPYMIPLSLVLTVLSYTITMPADLLQMHLANSLDSAFLRHANPKQGEVNVLLNQLISESNQVYRPKDIVSVRMWKSNTHTKTHIPNVVAYHDSNTQLYLAPNMHMCTLTKDIHYLCLSKPFLRHNSEGICELQPWVSDTRCPAEAKPRTQVTETQAEIVGNRWLVNTPVRSAMLTYDQHDTATRANLLDQVLKGTTQHIDITPVDTALQALSRQPILNQSSAVLAWTAADTARCISTVIGPALTLGVTFILYRILNEMQTSTAKLTTTVAGGLRWNPRKRDAKSKTIPNLTKLNPQLQEPPVIMTHLLHDHHDSPVICPSGMIAVR; this is encoded by the coding sequence atgttccaggcatccagtccagcagtccacgggggccacctctcgacatggttgaaagcagtgacgacccccttcctgcccaaggatgccattaacctgcagcacccagagcaactagacaccgagctagatgaactgatggcacgcgatccaaaccaaagcgactactacagagaactcgccaggatcttcggaagcctagttcacattctcgtcgcccaggcacggctcagtgaacggagcaacatcgcggaggaggcctggaaggaccaggccccaacccagagtcatcttgatcagcttctcctcgagacccagaaccagcgcgagaaagaggacgacacagatccagagctacagaaaggagttgaaagacttcaccaTGCCCTGCAAGATcctcgcctcgacacagatcaaagagaacatctggagagagaagccagaaaagaactcaacaaaaaaaaactccagcaaggcgacgctctcctaaaaagagcagagactgaacttaaaaaaaaaaaaaaaaaagactataaaacctgggcctgcaaaacacacttgcaagcggcccaagctaaattcaacaagcttactctgcagagagacaagctccaagatgaactttacactgttcacacagaactgagacaatttcacagattacagagtggctggatcggagaaacgcacaccacaaaatttctcccgggccgccactccaaccctttcagccaagaacccagagctggaaaagggggtgtagtctcccgtctaaggaaatcaccagccagcttacaagaacatctgtcaataacggagggaagagaacccttccagagaacgcatgtcaccaaaccctgcactgctcacagagaacttcacaagctagccagaagcatctctacattcattccagatcctgcaggaggacatgatgttcatgcttctttacaagccattgactttcatttgcaaactgtcgccaacgtgacaggtgtgaacacattgtacctgttaaaaatcacggccagccgtgatgtgcattgctttctggatcgtcaaccagagactgtcaaagcgtactaccagcaactgctacagactttgattcttgaattctctgatccaaactcagatcatgggctccttattgctatggacctcaaacagggccgatttgaaaacccacagactttctgtagtcagctacgaaacacctacttcggagcatgcaacgaaccaggtatggaacaggatctcaacttaaaaactctgttcctcccaaacctacatgccagttggagttttcatctcagagtcccagcgtgtccccgtaacagaactacacaagagttacagaacttagcccacaaagcttgcaccaagcaaaagactatttgtgaaaagactgtgaaaaaccccaacgtctctgtctctgagcactgcttggagttaaccctagatggcgctctacaacaccacagtcacagacatctttacagagagtcaataccgttccaagccagcagagggcaacacagtgcagccacgtctgagacagcagagatcctgagggtgctgaaagatcttcttcacatgaaaactcacaaggaagatgagccaagcacccagaacactgcccgtcatctacagaccacagagctaactgtcacagcacaaggtgacagcaacacccaagctccacagtcaacacctgcacaccctgaacgagacagcacaggtcctcacgccaggtaccacaaacacaaggtaccagaaaatgctgtttcgactacctgccttcgcagcgagctacacaagactcatcacccaccgatcgtcccacctgccctaatgccaacattcctgggcagccctgtcaaaaagggggtgggtcaaaaaggagtcaacagggaagacctgatcgacacaggattaaacctgacggtgatctcatcttaccttttcaaaagactccaatttgaagctaagagacaagatcgaactcttacacctcaaacttatgaactgaatgtacaggtgtacagacaggatgacatccagtttgaacaggttgtttccattcacctgacattcgttccgatgagtctaatacatcccatgtatgtcccaccaatgaacactcatacattgctcatcgacaaagacctgctagaacactttgacccttttctgaacttcaaacagctaaaagactttgctcaagtgcgagaacctctttctctccagccacacaggttgctagagccagactgtcaggtcgcagaggtcatgggaactcccacagagccagacggtcaggtcacagaggtcacgggaaccccagcagccagccatgagtacaacgccctaacaacaggcccaagttcaagcctctgtaccttagtcaacaaacagggtacggtggtaccagcttacaccaaaggggtcgctgttcggctcaacctgcaaggtggtcaaaccttacaccacacgctgggtttcttccaatcctcacctgaatgtgtggaactcggactcacacttgcaaacaagcatgtcaaacaccaacacctgttccagcaatgtgataacatcacaaaaacacacaatgtgatcgtgtactggaagaaggtaaaagaacactcgaagttaccaagtctagacgaggactttaaagatcacactgacacccttgccaaaactggcacactaaacaacattctgtggtcactcccaacccacccacccacattcaaggttgaagtgattacacacagcacaagaactttactagctaaactgcctacctcagaatcgcttacgcaggctccgttgtctacacagaccaacatagcggacatgcgggcttctgaaaccttgataatgactttgttttaccacctctcagacccctccatccaccctggcaaccagtctacagtcactgacaacaaaagccccagaccactgcatgatacacaaaccatgctgcgtgcacagaacaatattgtgggttgtgcaccgtctgacatcacaatgccagggcgtgtcatgccacggagcaaaagggggatactgccaatatatttccatgacgcagcatgtgctgcaccacgcagcaccagagccactgacacaacactgaggcaagcgtcatgccagcagcaagatgtggcaaaacatgggcgagggcgagctaaacccagtcgccgcccacgaagcaaagagactgtcctgtccaaccaaagacaggccttgtttgtttctttctcccctttctctctctctctccctattatctgtaccaggatgctgctgtggtttgccgtgctgtgctgtcagccaaagagaggacagctgccaccgagaaaaccgctgagactcctgactaccgatgacagggcacactaccccagcactgtaaccgaatacagctgtacaaggttccgatggagagaggactccctcactcacactgaggccgatgtcaaacacctgttcagccaacctgagaaagtgacggttacacaaatggagttaggtggacaccaccaccgctccaaacagttcccgggagctttgcttagagccgctgctgccgccagaatgtttaacattgttatgtccagtgtcaatgcagcgaaccagactgtaaactccttgaaaccactgtttactgccttccagaaggactttacccagactcagctgttaacagcattaacaacagccatgctgtgggaggttagctcctccaaagacagcctaaccacgagtaaaaccccaccatacatgatacccttaagccttgtgttaactgtgctgtcttacaccatcaccatgccagctgacctgctacaaatgcacctggccaactctctggatagcgccttcctacggcacgcaaaccccaaacagggagaagtgaacgtgctcctgaaccaactcatcagcgagtcaaaccaagtctacagacctaaagacattgtcagtgtcaggatgtggaagagcaacacccacaccaaaacacacattccaaatgtggtggcctaccacgacagcaacacacagctgtacctggccccaaacatgcacatgtgtactttaaccaaagacattcattatctctgccttagcaaacccttcctcagacacaactctgaaggaatctgcgagctgcaaccctgggtcagcgatacgcgctgccctgccgaagccaagcctcgtacacaagtcacagaaacgcaagcagagattgtgggtaacagatggctcgtcaacactcctgtgcgc